A region from the Triticum urartu cultivar G1812 chromosome 1, Tu2.1, whole genome shotgun sequence genome encodes:
- the LOC125535934 gene encoding wall-associated receptor kinase 2-like yields the protein MQLMSTALTLLLLLAAAAATTATTGGCPPSCGGVDIPYPFGIGPGCFRKGFEIECTKDGPVLAGTPLQVVRLSVDPDESEVLLPIGYHCYNASSPSSTEDFSYAETEMNKDGVYRISNTHNMLVVVGCNTMAYTGSGKTEGGTDSYAYYTGCLSFCNNSASAQDGLCAGVGCCHVDIPPGLTHNYYKFRPYDHSTMMDYSPCEYAFLVDRTNYTFLRSHLKMDTKRTSPVWLDWAIRGNSSNPGDTPSCKQAAKTGQYACMSADSRCVDSTNGPGYNCKCSDGYEGNAYFAGGCTDIDECADPAKYGCYGVCTDIQGDYKCECPPGYRSRDPRTERCTQKFPLAAQISVGAIGGILVLAFLAFFFVLRKEKQKARDFYQKNGGLTLEKARTIKIYTRGNLKPVLKSSNVIGKGGFGEVYKGVVDGVIVAVKKPNGHSVLEKEQFPNEVTILSQVSHKNIVRLIGCCLEVDNPMLVYEFISKGSLEDNLHGADNKELLDLDVRLSILEDSAHGLAYMHSQTHNTILHGDVKPANILLDENFSPKIADFGISRLIAQGKDHTRNIIGDMSYMDPVYLQTGRLTDKSDVYSFGVVILELISRKRATHSDNNSLVRSFLECHQNGETMTELFDKEIATTRDLELLNKLVEIAVQCLNLEADQRPSMTDVAGHLVTLHRSRNP from the exons ATGCAACTAATGTCGACGGCACTGACACTACTGCTGCTCCTTGCGGCAGCGGCAGCTACCACCGCGACCACTGGTGGGTGTCCGCCGAGCTGCGGCGGCGTGGACATCCCCTACCCCTTCGGCATCGGCCCAGGATGCTTCCGCAAGGGCTTCGAGATCGAGTGCACCAAGGACGGCCCTGTCCTCGCCGGCACGCCTCTCCAGGTGGTGCGCCTCTCCGTGGATCCAGACGAGTCCGAGGTGCTGCTCCCCATCGGGTATCACTGCTACAACGCGTCCAGCCCCAGCTCAACCGAGGACTTCAGCTACGCTGAGACGGAGATGAACAAGGACGGCGTGTACCGCATCTCCAACACGCACAACATGCTCGTCGTCGTCGGCTGCAACACCATGGCCTACACCGGCAGCGGGAAGACCGAGGGCGGCACCGACAGCTACGCCTACTACACCGGGTGCTTGTCCTTCTGCAACAACTCCGCGAGCGCGCAGGacggcctctgcgccggcgtcgGCTGCTGCCACGTCGACATCCCGCCGGGGCTCACCCACAACTACTACAAGTTCCGGCCCTACGACCACTCCACCATGATGGACTACAGCCCCTGCGAGTACGCCTTCCTCGTCGACAGGACCAACTACACCTTCCTCCGCTCCCACCTCAAGATGGACACCAAACGGACCTCGCCGGTGTGGCTGGACTGGGCCATCCGCGGCAACAGCTCCAACCCCGGCGACACACCGTCGTGCAAGCAAGCGGCCAAGACGGGTCAGTACGCCTGCATGAGCGCTGACAGCCGTTGCGTCGATTCCACCAATGGGCCTGGCTACAACTGCAAGTGCTCTGATGGCTACGAGGGAAACGCCTACTTTGCCGGCGGATGCACGG ATATTGATGAATGTGCAGATCCAGCCAAGTATGGTTGCTACGGTGTCTGCACGGATATCCAAGGAGATTACAAATGCGAATGCCCTCCAGGTTATCGGAGTCGTGATCCAAGAACCGAACGATGCACTCAAAAGTTCCCACTTGCAGCACAGATTTCCGTAG GTGCAATAGGTGGCATTCTTGTCTTGGCATTTCTGGCATTCTTTTTTGTTCTTCGCAAAGAGAAGCAGAAGGCCAGAGACTTTTACCAAAAGAATGGTGGTCTTACATTAGAGAAAGCTAGAACTATTAAGATTTACACAAGGGGGAATCTCAAACCAGTTTTAAAGAGTAGCAATGTAATTGGTAAAGGTGGCTTTGGTGAAGTTTACAAGGGTGTTGTTGATGGAGTTATCGTTGCAGTAAAGAAACCAAATGGTCATAGTGTTCTAGAGAAGGAGCAATTTCCAAATGAAGTCACCATCCTGTCTCAAGTCAGCCACAAGAACATCGTAAGGCTTATAGGTTGTTGCCTCGAAGTGGATAACCCCATGCTAGTCTATGAATTCATCTCCAAAGGAAGCTTGGAGGACAATCTTCATGGAGCTGACAACAAGGAGCTTCTTGACTTGGATGTACGTCTAAGTATTCTTGAAGACTCAGCACATGGTCTAGCTTATATGCACTCACAAACCCATAACACAATCCTGCATGGTGATGTCAAACCAGCAAACATACTCTTGGATGAGAACTTTTCCCCAAAGATCGCGGATTTTGGCATATCAAGGTTGATTGCACAAGGCAAGGACCACACTAGAAACATCATAGGTGACATGTCTTATATGGATCCCGTGTACCTACAAACAGGTCGATTGACTGACAAAAGTGATGTCTACAGTTTTGGGGTCGTCATCTTAGAGCTCATTAGCAGGAAGAGGGCCACTCATTCTGACAATAATAGCCTAGTGAGGAGCTTCCTAGAGTGTCACCAAAATGGGGAGACCATGACTGAGCTCTTTGATAAGGAAATTGCAACGACCAGAGATTTGGAACTTCTCAACAAGTTGGTAGAGATTGCTGTTCAGTGTCTTAACCTTGAAGCAGATCAAAGACCGTCAATGACAGATGTTGCAGGTCACCTTGTCACGCTGCATAGGTCCCGTAATCCTTAG